One region of Oceanispirochaeta sp. genomic DNA includes:
- a CDS encoding glycine--tRNA ligase, which produces MAKEKKTNQISNKFGASMEKIVSLAKRRGFVYPSSEIYGGLSATWDYGPLGVELKKNIQEIWWREMTRLQENIVGLDAAIMMHPKTWEASGHVENFSDPLVDCKQCKTRFREDKLTPEVIESKKCPECGGELTEPRQFNLMFSTHLGPVADSGSIVYLRPETAQGIFVNFKNVVDTSRVQIPFGIAQVGKAFRNEITTKNFIFRTCEFEQMEMQFFVKPGDDDKWFEYWKEQRMNYYTQQLGVLPENLHFHQHGPGELAHYAKDAYDVEYKYPFGWEEQEGIHNRTDFDLRRHGEYCGKEINYLDPHTNERYIPYVIETSAGLTRSVLVCLMDAYHEETIGEDKNGNPDIRTVLHLHPNVAPIKAAVLPLVKKDGLAELAKDIQKELSEDFNCFYDQSGAIGRRYRRQDEIGTPFCITVDYDSKDNNDVTIRFRDSMEQIRVPREGLAARLKEEMKKYKRV; this is translated from the coding sequence ATGGCCAAAGAAAAGAAAACAAATCAGATCAGCAACAAGTTCGGTGCGTCCATGGAGAAAATAGTCTCCCTCGCCAAGAGAAGAGGTTTTGTCTATCCCTCCAGTGAAATTTATGGTGGCCTCTCGGCCACCTGGGATTACGGTCCTCTCGGTGTGGAACTGAAAAAGAACATTCAGGAAATCTGGTGGCGGGAAATGACACGTCTCCAGGAAAATATCGTGGGGCTGGATGCGGCCATCATGATGCACCCTAAAACCTGGGAAGCCTCGGGACATGTCGAAAATTTTTCGGATCCCCTTGTTGACTGCAAGCAGTGCAAGACCAGATTCCGGGAAGACAAGCTGACTCCCGAAGTCATTGAAAGTAAAAAATGTCCTGAATGCGGTGGTGAGCTAACAGAGCCCCGCCAGTTCAACCTCATGTTTTCAACTCATCTGGGACCGGTCGCCGATTCAGGTTCCATCGTCTACCTCAGACCCGAAACAGCCCAGGGTATTTTTGTGAATTTCAAGAATGTGGTTGACACAAGCCGTGTGCAGATTCCCTTTGGCATCGCCCAGGTTGGCAAGGCCTTCAGAAATGAAATCACAACAAAGAACTTTATATTCAGAACCTGTGAGTTTGAGCAGATGGAAATGCAGTTTTTCGTGAAACCCGGTGATGACGACAAATGGTTCGAATACTGGAAAGAGCAGAGAATGAATTATTACACCCAGCAGCTGGGTGTTCTCCCTGAAAATCTTCACTTTCATCAGCATGGTCCTGGAGAACTCGCCCACTATGCCAAAGATGCCTACGATGTGGAATACAAGTATCCCTTTGGATGGGAAGAACAGGAAGGGATTCACAACAGGACAGACTTTGACCTGAGACGTCACGGTGAATACTGTGGTAAAGAAATCAACTACCTGGATCCTCATACGAATGAACGCTATATCCCCTATGTCATCGAAACATCAGCAGGTCTGACCAGATCGGTATTGGTTTGTCTGATGGATGCTTACCATGAAGAAACCATCGGAGAAGATAAAAACGGGAATCCTGATATTAGAACCGTCCTCCATCTGCATCCCAATGTGGCACCCATCAAGGCGGCGGTCCTCCCTCTTGTGAAAAAAGATGGTCTGGCAGAATTGGCCAAGGATATTCAGAAGGAACTTTCCGAAGATTTCAACTGTTTCTATGATCAGTCAGGAGCCATTGGCAGACGTTATAGAAGACAGGATGAGATCGGTACCCCTTTCTGTATCACTGTGGACTATGACAGCAAAGACAACAATGACGTGACCATCCGATTCCGTGATTCTATGGAGCAGATTCGTGTTCCCCGGGAAGGTCTGGCAGCCAGACTCAAAGAAGAAATGAAGAAGTACAAGAGGGTATAA
- a CDS encoding 6-hydroxymethylpterin diphosphokinase MptE-like protein: MSFYQKNRDLLVSLFPGISDKLNNPSLDSPPALVVETVETKDGQISIRREKGTWLHSTHSPLREASRLIQNSIPGTCPFCIFYGFGLAYHLDIFISRHRGVPFAVVEPDVALFNYCLGLRDFSSVFQSPGFSLALGAPAEAMPALLEGKPYKDIQICMLRSVVENNREYFKLCDRTVQEYFSRKEINANTLNKFSRLWVSNICRNLPLTVRIPGVWTLKERFKGIPALLLAAGPTLEETLPLLPELRKRMLLVCVDTALKACLRRGIEPDFLILTDPQYWNSRHMDRCRTRKTILISDVSTYPAPLWAFEGRVFFCSTPFPLGQFFESRTEIKGKLKSGGSVSTAAWDFIRHCGGREIYCAGLDLSFPDGETHYRGSTFEERIHGFSERTSPVETGSWLALMGGNPYQGKNHLGEPVLTDQRMKIYIHWFEEQMACFSDVRTQQLSPRSIALKGLGWEDSERLLSLPEIRETKINKKLDDLSNITSGVTEEDLKNSHSQLITELEDLIALTAKGSRISKNLLESGITPGDLDELNQIDQAILNRESREMAGFILAPILEEQIGGTRTDSTEKEVLTRSLKLYTELNTSLVFHRDQIIRIDL, encoded by the coding sequence ATGAGTTTTTATCAAAAAAACAGGGATCTTCTGGTCTCTCTCTTCCCTGGAATCTCTGACAAACTGAATAATCCATCTTTAGATTCCCCCCCTGCCCTTGTTGTTGAGACAGTGGAAACGAAGGATGGTCAGATAAGCATCCGCAGGGAGAAAGGGACCTGGCTTCACTCCACTCACTCCCCCTTGAGGGAAGCCTCCCGGCTGATTCAAAACAGCATTCCCGGGACCTGCCCCTTCTGCATTTTTTATGGCTTCGGCCTGGCCTATCATCTGGACATATTTATCAGCCGTCACAGGGGAGTCCCTTTTGCCGTTGTTGAACCGGATGTTGCCTTATTCAATTACTGCCTGGGCCTCAGAGATTTTTCTTCTGTTTTTCAGTCTCCCGGTTTTTCTCTGGCATTAGGTGCACCAGCTGAAGCCATGCCGGCGCTGCTGGAGGGAAAACCTTACAAGGATATTCAGATCTGTATGCTCCGCTCTGTCGTAGAGAATAACCGGGAATACTTTAAACTCTGCGATAGAACGGTACAGGAGTATTTCTCCAGAAAAGAGATCAATGCGAACACCCTGAATAAGTTCAGCCGTCTGTGGGTCAGCAATATCTGCAGAAATCTCCCTCTCACCGTCAGGATTCCCGGAGTGTGGACCCTGAAAGAAAGGTTCAAAGGCATTCCCGCCCTGTTACTGGCGGCCGGCCCCACCCTGGAAGAAACCCTGCCTCTTCTGCCGGAATTGAGAAAACGGATGCTTCTTGTTTGTGTGGATACAGCCCTCAAGGCCTGCCTCAGACGGGGAATTGAACCTGACTTTCTGATCCTCACGGATCCTCAGTACTGGAATTCACGGCATATGGACCGCTGCAGGACCCGGAAAACAATCCTGATCAGTGATGTATCGACCTACCCGGCTCCGCTCTGGGCGTTCGAAGGCAGGGTCTTCTTCTGCTCCACTCCCTTTCCTCTGGGTCAATTCTTTGAATCCAGAACCGAAATTAAGGGAAAACTGAAATCCGGAGGGTCCGTGTCTACGGCAGCCTGGGATTTTATCCGTCACTGCGGCGGCAGGGAGATTTACTGTGCTGGCCTGGATCTCTCCTTTCCCGATGGAGAGACCCACTATAGAGGCAGCACCTTTGAAGAGAGGATTCACGGATTCAGCGAAAGGACCTCTCCGGTAGAAACTGGAAGCTGGCTGGCCCTGATGGGTGGCAATCCTTACCAGGGGAAAAATCATCTGGGAGAACCGGTTCTGACAGATCAAAGGATGAAAATTTACATTCATTGGTTTGAAGAGCAGATGGCCTGTTTTTCGGATGTCCGGACACAGCAGTTATCCCCGAGAAGCATTGCCCTGAAGGGATTGGGATGGGAGGATTCGGAACGACTCCTCTCCCTCCCGGAGATCAGGGAAACAAAAATTAATAAAAAATTGGATGATCTTTCCAATATCACCAGCGGCGTGACCGAGGAAGATCTCAAGAACTCCCATTCTCAGCTTATTACCGAACTGGAGGATCTGATTGCCCTCACGGCGAAAGGAAGCAGGATATCAAAGAACCTTTTGGAGTCTGGAATTACTCCGGGAGATCTGGATGAGCTGAATCAGATTGATCAGGCCATTTTAAACCGGGAAAGCAGAGAAATGGCTGGTTTTATACTGGCTCCTATCCTGGAAGAGCAAATTGGGGGAACCAGAACAGATTCAACGGAAAAAGAGGTCCTGACCCGCTCTTTAAAGCTCTATACCGAACTGAATACCAGCCTTGTTTTTCACCGTGATCAGATTATCAGAATAGATTTATAA
- the lepB gene encoding signal peptidase I has protein sequence MNHKTIVHNGGIAAAVLAAAVIWFSCFDILQVQEISMEPEIHHGQTILVNKIAYRFPLLNKKGPSAEDVIVFKNPYDHQLVVKRCRLIPGDLINIDETGWLLVGKERYFLTDRQRELLSGIERIPEDTVLVLGDNSFHSVDSRDYGCVSIGTIRGKVINIFGGKNSH, from the coding sequence TGGCGGCAGCTGTTATATGGTTCTCCTGTTTCGATATTCTGCAGGTGCAGGAAATATCCATGGAGCCAGAAATTCACCATGGTCAGACTATCCTGGTGAACAAGATTGCCTATCGCTTTCCTCTGCTCAACAAAAAAGGACCTTCAGCAGAGGATGTTATTGTTTTCAAGAATCCCTACGATCACCAGCTGGTTGTAAAACGATGCCGCCTTATCCCGGGAGACCTCATCAATATTGATGAGACAGGATGGCTCCTTGTAGGGAAAGAGCGGTATTTTTTAACTGACAGGCAGAGAGAGTTACTGTCGGGAATTGAGAGAATACCCGAGGACACGGTATTGGTACTGGGAGATAATTCCTTCCATTCCGTCGACTCCAGAGATTACGGCTGTGTTTCCATTGGAACCATAAGGGGAAAAGTTATCAACATTTTCGGAGGAAAAAACAGCCATTGA
- the tyrS gene encoding tyrosine--tRNA ligase — MNAALATLKERGFFKQCTDVDLLNKKLDEGPVRIYVGVDPTGPSMHIGHTIPLFAMHHLQQAGHEPIILVGGGTARIGDPSGKSDMRKMLTIDQIKDNAERLKKQIAQFISFDDGKSKLVDNADWLASLNYIDFLRDIGRHFSVNRMLTFEAYKKRLEKGLSFIEFNYQLLQSYDFLELYRRENCILQIGGDDQWGNIVAGMELIRRVDGGEALGLTFPLVTRSDGKKMGKTEKGALFLDPEMTSIYDFFQYWRNVADADVEKFLLLFTFLPVEECRRLGSLKDQEINKAKEILAFELTKIIHGKEEAEKALEGAKAAFSTVGVQDKSGMPTVDLAASEIEKGFNILDFYVLSGLSSSKSEARRLVSQNGAAVNGDKMTDVDARIDTSFVVEEGGEKEIILKAGKKRFFRFVIK, encoded by the coding sequence ATGAATGCGGCACTCGCCACTCTCAAAGAGAGAGGATTTTTCAAACAGTGTACAGACGTCGATCTGCTCAATAAAAAACTTGATGAGGGACCGGTTCGTATCTATGTGGGAGTGGACCCGACGGGCCCTTCCATGCACATCGGTCATACTATTCCCCTTTTTGCCATGCATCACCTGCAGCAGGCAGGGCATGAGCCCATCATTCTGGTGGGAGGCGGAACCGCCCGAATCGGAGATCCTTCGGGAAAGAGCGATATGCGGAAAATGCTCACCATTGATCAGATCAAGGACAATGCGGAACGGTTAAAGAAGCAGATTGCCCAGTTTATCAGCTTTGATGATGGTAAGTCGAAACTGGTAGATAACGCCGACTGGCTGGCTTCCTTGAATTATATCGATTTTCTCAGGGACATCGGCCGGCATTTCTCGGTCAATCGTATGCTGACCTTTGAGGCCTATAAAAAAAGACTGGAGAAGGGGCTGTCCTTTATTGAGTTTAACTATCAGCTCCTTCAATCTTATGACTTTCTGGAACTGTACCGCCGGGAGAACTGTATTCTCCAGATCGGCGGTGACGATCAGTGGGGCAATATTGTGGCCGGGATGGAGCTGATCCGACGGGTGGACGGCGGAGAGGCTCTTGGTTTGACCTTTCCTCTTGTGACACGTTCGGATGGCAAAAAAATGGGAAAAACAGAGAAGGGAGCCCTTTTTCTTGATCCCGAAATGACATCCATCTACGATTTTTTCCAATATTGGAGGAATGTGGCCGACGCGGATGTCGAGAAATTCCTCCTCCTCTTTACATTCCTGCCTGTGGAAGAATGCAGGCGTCTAGGATCTCTCAAAGATCAGGAGATAAACAAAGCCAAGGAGATTCTGGCCTTTGAACTGACAAAGATTATTCATGGAAAGGAAGAAGCCGAAAAAGCACTGGAAGGGGCCAAAGCGGCTTTCAGTACGGTCGGAGTCCAGGACAAGTCGGGGATGCCCACAGTCGATCTGGCCGCTTCTGAAATAGAAAAGGGATTCAATATTCTGGACTTTTACGTCTTATCCGGACTCAGCAGCTCAAAAAGTGAGGCACGCCGGTTGGTCAGTCAGAATGGAGCCGCCGTAAACGGTGATAAGATGACCGATGTGGATGCCCGGATTGACACTTCTTTTGTTGTGGAAGAAGGCGGCGAGAAGGAAATCATACTGAAGGCAGGAAAAAAACGGTTTTTCAGATTTGTTATAAAATAG
- a CDS encoding penicillin-binding protein has product MITGNKRFRIFLTILLAVTFILVLQYARIMLISPPLSPLDTPSFPELQRGEIYDRNGKLMAIQTRLDSVTAWIPEIKDNDRTAALLADALSLDREDLKVRFNDASRQGFLYIKRQVSPTESKLVNEMIQSGTLPGIRLEPDQGRSYPEKDLAAHIIGYVGTDNIGLDGIEYTFNQVLAPPEISTNDDEILYGNDIFLTIDLNTQYITEQIARRAMEEHQPEGMMILVMGAQTGELYSFVSLPSFDPNNFSKYSAAQRNNLPVTLTYEPGSVMKIFSLSSFMQLGGIRPDDIFDTRGGYFPEIFQKYKISPITDLGAYGVLDTTGVLIHSSNVGTALASDSVGQKEYYNMLKNFGFGGKTGIPLPGESSGILSDPSKWSVRSKPTLAIGQEIGVSAMQMITAATVFANGGELLRPRIVKKVVSSSGEVIKEYKREAVREVLSPEVAESMLLMMEQVVSSPEGTVRRAQVPGLRISGKSGTAQRIDPETGTYSDTDYMSSVLALFPTEDPKLIVYVILQFPKGRSIYGGRIASPIVKELAESLSPYYGIPIEGNLLLKHDGRVRLSTPRNVALGSELPDFTGFSKREVMAALEGSSIPLNLKGEGWVVFQFPPAGEIIDDTTTMFLEFK; this is encoded by the coding sequence TTGATCACCGGAAATAAACGCTTCCGCATATTCCTCACCATACTCCTTGCTGTTACGTTCATACTGGTACTTCAGTATGCTCGGATCATGTTAATCAGCCCTCCTCTCAGCCCTCTGGATACCCCGAGTTTTCCAGAGCTTCAACGGGGGGAGATATATGACAGAAACGGGAAACTCATGGCGATACAGACCAGGCTGGATTCGGTGACCGCCTGGATTCCCGAGATCAAAGACAACGACAGAACGGCAGCTCTCCTTGCAGACGCCCTGTCACTGGACCGGGAAGATCTGAAAGTCCGCTTCAATGATGCTTCCCGTCAGGGATTTCTCTATATCAAGAGGCAGGTTTCACCCACTGAATCCAAGTTAGTCAATGAAATGATTCAGTCTGGAACCCTCCCGGGAATACGTCTGGAACCGGATCAGGGACGCAGTTATCCCGAAAAAGATCTTGCCGCTCATATCATAGGGTATGTGGGAACCGACAATATCGGCCTGGATGGAATCGAATACACATTCAACCAGGTCCTTGCCCCCCCTGAAATCAGTACAAACGATGATGAGATCCTCTATGGGAACGACATATTCCTGACGATTGATCTGAACACCCAATATATTACCGAACAGATTGCCCGCCGGGCCATGGAAGAACATCAACCCGAAGGAATGATGATTCTTGTGATGGGAGCCCAGACAGGAGAGTTGTACAGCTTTGTATCCCTGCCCTCATTTGATCCTAATAATTTTTCTAAATACAGCGCAGCTCAGCGGAATAACCTTCCCGTCACCTTGACCTACGAACCTGGTTCTGTCATGAAGATTTTTTCATTATCCAGTTTTATGCAGCTGGGAGGGATCAGGCCGGATGACATTTTTGATACCCGGGGAGGCTATTTTCCCGAAATATTTCAAAAGTATAAAATATCACCCATCACCGACCTGGGAGCCTATGGAGTACTGGATACGACTGGTGTGCTGATCCACTCCAGTAATGTGGGTACCGCGCTTGCCTCAGACAGTGTGGGGCAGAAAGAGTATTACAATATGCTTAAGAACTTCGGCTTCGGAGGCAAGACAGGCATTCCTCTGCCCGGCGAATCCAGCGGGATTCTCTCAGACCCGTCAAAATGGTCAGTCCGGTCAAAACCGACCCTGGCTATTGGCCAGGAAATCGGTGTGTCCGCCATGCAAATGATCACAGCAGCCACTGTTTTTGCCAACGGCGGGGAACTTCTAAGACCCAGAATAGTAAAAAAGGTTGTTTCTTCTTCGGGAGAGGTCATCAAGGAGTATAAAAGGGAAGCCGTCAGAGAGGTTCTGTCACCTGAGGTGGCCGAGAGTATGCTTCTGATGATGGAGCAGGTTGTCTCCTCTCCAGAAGGTACTGTGCGGAGAGCCCAGGTACCGGGTTTAAGGATTTCAGGAAAATCAGGAACCGCCCAGAGGATTGATCCCGAAACAGGAACCTATTCCGATACAGATTATATGTCTTCTGTCCTGGCCCTCTTTCCAACGGAAGATCCGAAACTCATTGTGTATGTCATTCTTCAGTTCCCCAAGGGCCGGAGCATTTATGGAGGCCGGATAGCCTCACCCATCGTTAAGGAACTCGCAGAGAGCCTGTCTCCCTACTACGGTATACCCATCGAAGGCAATCTGCTTCTCAAACATGACGGCCGTGTCCGTCTATCCACACCCCGTAATGTGGCTCTGGGATCAGAACTACCAGATTTTACGGGATTCTCCAAGAGAGAAGTGATGGCGGCTCTGGAAGGCAGCTCCATCCCCCTGAATCTGAAAGGAGAGGGATGGGTAGTCTTCCAATTCCCACCTGCCGGAGAGATCATCGACGATACAACAACAATGTTCCTGGAATTCAAATGA